One stretch of Chryseobacterium indologenes DNA includes these proteins:
- a CDS encoding DUF5694 domain-containing protein, producing the protein MKTIIYIFLLFLPTFILAQKQPSEYFKNPKTKVLVVGSFHFDYPNMDAIKIKKEDQIDVLSPKTAQEVMELVEYIKKFKPTKIAIEAWPEWNANEKLKEYNKGKYRDQRDERYQLAMRIASEMKINEISSIDAGSIWEDLQERFGKTDSSFFKKISQDYDFKSEDPIAQQFVTFFKNSDRKNFSSLLKTFQYMNSKESHLYGYGAYLSGDFKLRAHDGADMLALYWYDRNLRMFRNIQNIPHTAEDRILVIVGNGHAAVLRQLFTYSAEYDFVEFSSLK; encoded by the coding sequence ATGAAAACCATTATTTATATTTTCTTACTTTTCCTTCCAACCTTTATTTTAGCACAAAAACAACCTTCAGAGTATTTCAAAAATCCCAAAACTAAGGTATTGGTGGTAGGGTCTTTCCATTTCGATTATCCTAATATGGATGCTATCAAAATAAAAAAGGAAGACCAAATTGATGTTCTGTCTCCTAAAACAGCTCAGGAAGTGATGGAACTCGTAGAATACATCAAAAAATTCAAGCCAACAAAAATTGCTATCGAAGCATGGCCGGAATGGAATGCCAATGAGAAGCTGAAAGAGTATAATAAAGGGAAATACAGGGATCAGAGGGATGAGCGTTATCAACTGGCTATGCGTATTGCCAGTGAAATGAAGATTAATGAAATTTCCAGTATTGATGCGGGATCTATTTGGGAAGATCTTCAGGAAAGATTTGGTAAAACAGATTCTTCATTCTTTAAAAAAATCTCGCAGGATTATGATTTTAAAAGTGAAGACCCGATTGCCCAGCAATTTGTTACCTTCTTTAAAAATTCTGATCGTAAGAACTTCTCTTCACTGCTAAAAACATTTCAGTATATGAACAGTAAGGAAAGCCATCTTTACGGCTATGGAGCTTACCTAAGCGGAGATTTTAAGCTACGAGCTCATGATGGTGCAGATATGCTTGCATTGTATTGGTATGACCGAAATCTAAGAATGTTCCGCAATATCCAGAATATTCCTCACACTGCGGAAGACAGAATCCTTGTCATTGTTGGAAATGGTCATGCCGCGGTATTACGACAACTTTTTACTTATTCAGCGGAATATGATTTCGTAGAGTTCTCATCTTTGAAATAA
- a CDS encoding outer membrane beta-barrel protein — MKKTLFAISLVSSVFAFSQEKGNTGSKEKQIEGVVITKTKKAVEQKADRTVFDFSEQPQLNNGNVLEGVKKLPGLVATDIAGMMYQGKMLEVFLNGRPLNITSNDLTAFLEGMPANSVERIEIITQPGAEFPATSGGAIMNIITNKNANKYLTATYSGNYSFTNYDQYRSRTTNSVNLNARNKYFGWQLNVGQNYRESMLNGQQDELLTSHTDRYARGYFAKSGLSFDLGQDRLLLNYDIYHNNNDNYTLSDGHGDLPFKRNLEDLREAFYNSSDVAHTNTLRQEAVVTYQKRFGDKSQKLDFQFGYTRSDNKFSQDNYFQDGTFVGFPGVPLDSPTNGLKDILNNKSVMNIANFKVDYAQPIKLLDGGKVSFGGLYEKQNYDTESFGLTNLEYQRQTASTYLEFQAKLKKFDFTLGTRAENYDISGVTRYIKDKKLMEDNLLPFNKFKFFPNASVQYSMMNQVYIAANYNRKISLPSISTLNPNNVTFSGPSTEVNGNPNLQPTIFDNYEIKISAFDYAFIGYSVSSASNQVAQIIRKDGRKLFNEQVNISNMKIHNFNIGLPVPFMIFSKPLKDIMKSNFNPDKINFMYLYAGYQKHDIDNLNNKGFWIFNIMTQIILPKDIKLTANYSYLTPKAGYFYFTAEKPFNNSFDLTLTKKFMNNRLTLSVFANDIFNGQMMQVLSNPPSGTPVMISSKYDTRNFGISINYKIPTKNKLAKEDPNILNQTKKEDNSGVMQQGQ, encoded by the coding sequence ATGAAAAAAACTCTATTCGCTATATCGCTGGTAAGTTCTGTATTTGCTTTTTCACAGGAAAAAGGTAATACCGGTTCTAAAGAAAAGCAAATTGAAGGGGTGGTCATCACCAAAACTAAAAAAGCCGTTGAACAAAAAGCAGATCGTACTGTTTTTGATTTTTCTGAACAACCACAGCTTAATAACGGAAACGTTCTGGAAGGAGTTAAAAAGCTCCCAGGGCTTGTCGCTACAGACATTGCCGGAATGATGTATCAGGGAAAAATGCTGGAAGTATTTCTTAATGGAAGACCTTTAAACATTACTTCTAATGATCTGACGGCTTTCCTGGAAGGGATGCCTGCTAATTCTGTAGAAAGAATTGAAATCATTACCCAACCGGGAGCTGAATTTCCTGCTACTTCGGGAGGTGCAATCATGAATATCATCACCAACAAAAATGCTAACAAATATTTAACCGCCACTTATTCAGGTAATTATTCTTTCACAAACTATGATCAATATAGAAGCAGAACGACTAATTCTGTGAATTTAAATGCTAGAAATAAATATTTCGGCTGGCAATTGAACGTAGGGCAAAATTACCGTGAAAGCATGCTGAATGGTCAGCAGGATGAGCTTTTAACAAGTCACACAGACAGGTATGCACGTGGATATTTTGCAAAATCAGGGTTGAGTTTTGATTTAGGTCAGGACAGGTTATTATTAAACTACGATATTTATCACAATAATAATGATAACTATACTTTAAGTGACGGGCATGGGGATTTGCCTTTCAAGAGAAATCTGGAGGATTTAAGAGAAGCTTTTTATAATTCTTCTGATGTTGCCCATACCAATACTTTAAGACAGGAAGCAGTGGTAACATACCAAAAACGTTTTGGGGACAAATCTCAAAAACTTGATTTCCAATTTGGTTACACCAGATCAGACAACAAGTTTTCTCAGGACAATTACTTTCAGGATGGTACATTTGTAGGCTTTCCTGGTGTCCCTCTTGATAGCCCTACCAATGGTTTAAAAGATATCCTGAACAATAAATCCGTAATGAATATTGCCAATTTCAAAGTAGATTATGCACAGCCCATCAAGCTTCTTGATGGCGGAAAAGTAAGCTTTGGAGGATTGTATGAGAAACAGAATTATGATACAGAAAGTTTTGGTTTAACCAATCTTGAATACCAGAGACAAACCGCTTCTACTTATCTTGAATTTCAGGCAAAACTGAAAAAATTTGATTTCACATTGGGAACCCGTGCTGAAAATTATGATATTTCAGGAGTAACAAGATACATTAAAGATAAAAAACTGATGGAAGATAATTTACTTCCTTTCAATAAGTTTAAATTCTTCCCGAATGCGAGTGTGCAATACAGCATGATGAATCAGGTTTATATTGCTGCTAACTACAACCGAAAAATCAGCTTACCTAGTATTTCTACCCTGAACCCGAATAACGTAACGTTCTCCGGACCTAGTACGGAAGTAAACGGTAACCCGAATCTGCAACCTACCATCTTTGATAACTATGAGATAAAAATATCGGCATTTGATTATGCATTTATCGGATATAGTGTAAGTTCAGCAAGCAATCAGGTAGCCCAGATTATCAGAAAAGACGGAAGAAAACTCTTCAATGAGCAGGTGAATATTTCGAATATGAAAATTCACAACTTTAATATTGGATTGCCGGTTCCTTTTATGATTTTCAGCAAACCTTTGAAGGACATTATGAAATCTAATTTTAATCCTGATAAAATTAATTTCATGTATTTATATGCCGGATATCAAAAACATGACATTGACAACCTGAATAATAAAGGATTCTGGATCTTCAATATCATGACTCAGATTATTTTGCCTAAAGATATCAAACTGACGGCTAATTACAGCTATCTGACTCCAAAAGCAGGATATTTCTACTTTACTGCAGAGAAGCCATTCAACAATTCGTTTGATCTGACGCTGACAAAGAAATTCATGAACAATCGTCTGACGCTTTCAGTTTTTGCCAATGATATTTTCAACGGACAGATGATGCAGGTACTTTCTAATCCGCCATCTGGAACACCGGTAATGATTAGCAGTAAATATGACACGAGAAACTTTGGAATCTCCATCAATTATAAAATTCCCACCAAGAATAAATTGGCTAAAGAAGATCCAAATATCCTGAATCAAACCAAGAAAGAGGATAACAGCGGTGTTATGCAGCAAGGACAATAA
- a CDS encoding HesA/MoeB/ThiF family protein gives MQEDIFKRYSRQIFIEEIGLEGQKKIMASKILVIGAGGLGSPVIQYLAAAGVGIIGIADFDQVEPHNLNRQIIHTENEVGSLKIKSAEKFVNNLNHQVKVVGIEQKIDASNASEILFQYDIIVDGSDNFSTRYLVNDTCVSLGKTLVYGSILGFSGQVAVFNHQGSKNLRDIFPEPPFDEDMPDCDSLGVLGALPGIVGSMMALQTLKLITDLPVHLNQLTLIDTLNWRFQSLEF, from the coding sequence ATGCAAGAAGATATTTTTAAAAGATACAGCCGCCAGATCTTTATTGAAGAAATAGGATTGGAAGGGCAAAAGAAAATCATGGCTTCAAAAATTCTTGTTATAGGTGCAGGAGGGCTGGGAAGCCCAGTAATTCAATATTTGGCAGCAGCAGGAGTTGGAATCATAGGGATCGCCGATTTTGACCAGGTAGAACCTCATAATCTAAACCGTCAGATCATTCATACAGAAAATGAAGTAGGGTCATTAAAAATAAAAAGTGCTGAAAAGTTTGTAAATAATCTTAATCATCAGGTAAAAGTAGTAGGAATTGAACAAAAGATTGATGCTTCCAATGCTTCCGAAATCCTTTTCCAGTATGATATTATTGTAGATGGTTCAGATAATTTTTCAACAAGATATCTGGTAAATGACACCTGTGTATCATTAGGGAAAACATTGGTGTATGGGAGTATTTTAGGCTTTTCCGGACAGGTTGCCGTGTTCAACCATCAGGGAAGCAAAAATCTAAGGGATATATTTCCTGAGCCTCCTTTTGATGAAGATATGCCGGATTGTGATAGCCTAGGAGTTTTGGGGGCTCTTCCAGGAATTGTGGGAAGTATGATGGCCCTTCAAACCTTGAAATTGATTACAGATCTTCCTGTACATCTCAATCAGTTAACATTAATTGATACGTTGAACTGGAGGTTTCAAAGCCTGGAATTCTAA
- the thiH gene encoding 2-iminoacetate synthase ThiH: protein MNSFKEVFEQYQWDEIKTRLEKVTISEVRNSLQKRNRTLDDFLNLLSPVASQELELMANMTRTLTQKRFGKTIQLYAPLYLSNECQNICTYCGFSLDNNLRRKTLSDSELMIESSVLKAMGVNHVLLVSGEANKIVGVPYFQNAVRLLKSHFSNISIEVQPLEESEYKLLHKEGVHSVLVYQETYHQEVYKEYHPKGKKSNFHFRLDTPDRIGRAGIHKMGLGVLLGLEDWRVDSFFNALHIDYLQKQYWRSKFSVSFPRLRPAEGIIEPNFIMEDKDLLQLICAYRIWNEDLEISISTRENETFRNHIVALGATTMSAGSKTNPGGYAVDKESLEQFETSDERSMEEIKAMIKKSGYDPVMKDWDSVYSGA, encoded by the coding sequence ATGAATAGTTTTAAGGAGGTTTTCGAGCAGTATCAATGGGATGAGATAAAAACCAGACTTGAAAAAGTAACCATTTCCGAGGTTCGGAACAGTCTTCAGAAAAGAAACAGAACGTTGGATGATTTTCTGAATCTGCTTTCACCAGTAGCATCGCAGGAGCTGGAGCTTATGGCCAATATGACAAGAACTCTAACTCAGAAACGTTTCGGGAAGACCATTCAGCTGTATGCACCTTTGTATCTTAGTAATGAATGCCAGAATATCTGTACTTACTGTGGATTCAGTCTTGATAATAATCTCAGGAGAAAAACACTTTCAGATTCAGAGCTGATGATAGAATCTTCGGTTTTGAAGGCAATGGGAGTAAACCATGTACTTTTGGTAAGTGGTGAAGCCAATAAAATAGTAGGCGTTCCTTATTTTCAGAATGCAGTTCGCTTACTGAAGTCTCATTTCTCCAATATTTCTATTGAAGTACAACCTTTAGAAGAATCAGAATATAAGCTTCTTCATAAAGAAGGGGTTCATTCTGTGTTGGTATATCAGGAAACTTATCATCAGGAAGTATATAAAGAATATCACCCGAAAGGTAAAAAATCCAATTTCCATTTTCGTTTAGATACTCCCGACAGGATTGGAAGGGCTGGAATTCATAAAATGGGATTGGGTGTACTGCTTGGGCTGGAAGATTGGCGTGTAGACAGTTTTTTCAACGCTCTTCATATCGATTATTTACAGAAACAATACTGGAGAAGCAAATTTTCAGTATCATTTCCTAGGCTCAGACCTGCGGAAGGAATCATTGAACCTAATTTTATTATGGAAGATAAGGACTTGCTTCAGCTTATCTGTGCCTACAGAATCTGGAATGAGGATCTTGAAATATCTATTTCTACCAGAGAAAATGAAACCTTCAGAAATCATATTGTAGCATTGGGAGCTACAACGATGAGTGCAGGTTCAAAAACAAATCCAGGTGGTTATGCTGTGGATAAGGAATCTCTGGAACAATTTGAAACAAGCGATGAAAGAAGTATGGAGGAAATTAAAGCTATGATTAAAAAATCAGGATATGATCCGGTAATGAAAGATTGGGATTCTGTTTATAGTGGGGCTTAA
- a CDS encoding thiazole synthase: MHNQKLIIADRTFESRLFLGTGKFGSLEDMAASVAASESNMVTMALKRIDAQSAEDDLLDSLKGTNVHLLPNTSGARTAKEAVLAAQLAREALETNWVKLEIHPDPKYLLPDPIETLYATEELAKLGFVVMPYIHADPVLCKRLEDAGTAVVMPLGAPIGTNKGLRTLDFLEIIISQSNVPVVVDAGIGAPSDAAKAMEMGADAVLVNTAIAVARNPVNMAVAFKDGVIAGRRAFESGLGAIANHAEASSPLTSFLFE, translated from the coding sequence ATGCATAATCAAAAATTAATAATAGCAGACAGAACTTTTGAATCGAGATTGTTTTTAGGAACAGGAAAATTCGGAAGTCTTGAAGATATGGCAGCCTCTGTTGCTGCTTCAGAATCTAATATGGTCACAATGGCGTTGAAGAGAATAGATGCTCAATCGGCCGAAGATGACCTGTTAGATTCATTAAAAGGAACAAATGTTCATCTTTTACCCAATACTTCCGGAGCAAGAACGGCTAAAGAAGCAGTATTGGCTGCACAATTAGCCAGAGAAGCCCTGGAAACCAACTGGGTAAAACTGGAAATTCATCCGGACCCGAAATATTTATTGCCAGATCCTATTGAAACATTGTATGCCACAGAAGAGCTGGCTAAATTAGGTTTCGTAGTAATGCCTTATATTCATGCTGATCCGGTTTTATGCAAACGTCTTGAAGATGCAGGAACAGCAGTAGTAATGCCTTTAGGAGCACCTATTGGAACGAATAAAGGGTTGAGAACATTAGATTTCTTAGAAATTATCATCAGCCAAAGTAATGTACCTGTTGTTGTAGATGCCGGAATTGGAGCACCGTCTGATGCGGCAAAAGCAATGGAGATGGGAGCAGATGCTGTTTTGGTTAATACCGCCATTGCAGTTGCCAGAAATCCGGTGAACATGGCTGTTGCTTTCAAAGATGGAGTTATTGCCGGAAGAAGAGCCTTTGAATCCGGTTTGGGAGCTATCGCTAATCATGCAGAAGCATCAAGCCCGTTAACATCGTTTTTGTTTGAATAA
- a CDS encoding thiamine phosphate synthase → MGTTFVVNMEKLQYISQGNTRLEQELNIRKALDNGIKWVQIRWKNAPENELISLCEISKQLCSEYQSVCIINDNVQLAKEMDVDGVHLGLSDGSIEEARFILGENKIIGGTANTISDVLQRMNESCDYIGLGPLRFTSTKEKLSPILGFEGYQEIIDQILEKGMTVPKIFAIGGVSLQDIQRLQQIGIYGVAVSGQITNQPSIVNEFKKAMIYA, encoded by the coding sequence ATGGGGACTACATTCGTAGTGAATATGGAAAAATTACAATATATCTCACAAGGAAATACAAGGCTGGAACAGGAACTAAATATCCGAAAAGCCTTAGATAATGGGATAAAATGGGTACAAATCCGTTGGAAAAATGCACCTGAAAATGAATTAATAAGCCTTTGTGAAATTTCAAAGCAGCTTTGCTCAGAATATCAGTCAGTCTGTATCATCAATGATAACGTTCAATTGGCGAAAGAAATGGATGTTGATGGAGTTCACTTAGGATTAAGCGATGGTTCCATTGAAGAAGCAAGATTCATTTTAGGTGAAAATAAAATCATTGGGGGAACAGCCAATACGATTTCAGATGTTCTTCAAAGAATGAACGAATCATGTGACTATATTGGGTTGGGACCATTAAGATTTACCTCTACAAAAGAAAAGCTAAGTCCTATTCTTGGATTTGAAGGATATCAGGAAATTATAGATCAGATTCTTGAAAAAGGAATGACAGTTCCTAAAATATTTGCCATTGGTGGAGTGAGCCTTCAAGACATTCAGAGATTACAGCAGATCGGAATTTATGGAGTAGCGGTTTCAGGCCAGATTACCAACCAACCATCCATCGTTAATGAATTTAAAAAAGCAATGATATATGCATAA
- a CDS encoding thiamine phosphate synthase: MILVITPETRAPNESEIINQMFYDGLDLLHIRKPFISREEVTDLINSIDESFYGQLVLHSHYDLGKDYGISRFHFREEDRKEGKYAPFMNGNTISTSVHDITTFNALEKEWEYAFISPFFPSISKKGYGIGSTLIESLKQRNNPDVNLIALGGIDSNRIQEVFDFGVNGVALLGAIWESDEPLSVFRKCRRIYKR; encoded by the coding sequence ATGATTCTCGTCATCACTCCTGAAACCAGAGCTCCAAACGAATCAGAGATCATCAATCAGATGTTTTACGATGGGCTGGATCTGCTTCATATCAGAAAACCGTTTATCAGTAGGGAAGAAGTGACTGATTTGATTAACAGTATTGATGAATCATTTTATGGGCAATTAGTGCTACACAGTCATTATGACCTTGGAAAAGACTATGGAATTTCAAGATTTCATTTTAGAGAAGAAGACCGAAAGGAGGGAAAGTATGCACCTTTTATGAATGGAAATACAATTTCAACCTCTGTTCATGATATTACCACTTTTAATGCTTTGGAAAAAGAATGGGAATATGCTTTCATAAGCCCGTTCTTTCCAAGTATTTCGAAAAAAGGATATGGAATAGGTTCAACATTGATTGAAAGCTTGAAACAAAGAAACAATCCGGATGTAAATCTGATTGCCTTAGGTGGAATTGATTCCAATCGTATTCAGGAAGTCTTTGATTTTGGAGTAAACGGTGTGGCCTTATTAGGAGCGATTTGGGAAAGTGATGAACCTTTATCTGTTTTTAGAAAATGCAGGAGAATATACAAAAGGTGA
- the thiC gene encoding phosphomethylpyrimidine synthase ThiC yields the protein MAHSITCSPFPNSKKIYVEGKIHPINVAMREIQLSPTKLTNGNFEENAPVTIYDTSGPYTDENATIDIQKGLPRIREQWILDREDVVILDGITSEYGKARLADPKLDALRFSYDHKPKVAREGKELTQLYYAKQGIITPEMEYIAIRENQRIEQLQSVPKEMACQHIGNSFGANTPKSKITPEFVRDEIAAGRAIIPNNINHPESEPMIIGRNFLVKINANIGNSAVSSSIDEEVEKAVWACRWGADTIMDLSTGKNIHETREWIIRNSPVPIGTVPIYQALEKVKGVPEDLTWEVFKDTLIEQAEQGVSYFTIHAGVLLRYIHLTANRVTGIVSRGGSIMAKWCLYHHKENFLYTHFEEICEIMKKYDVAFSLGDGLRPGSIADANDAAQFAELETLGELTKIAWKHNVQVMIEGPGHVPMHMIKENMEKQLEVCDEAPFYTLGPLTTDIAPGYDHITSGIGAAMIGWFGCAMLCYVTPKEHLGLPNKDDVKVGVITYKLAAHAADLAKGHPGAQYRDNALSKARFEFRWEDQFNLSLDPDTARAYHDETLPADGAKIAHFCSMCGPKFCSMKITQEIRESAEQGMFDKSQEFIEKGKEIYI from the coding sequence ATGGCTCATTCAATTACATGTTCGCCATTTCCGAACTCAAAGAAAATTTATGTTGAAGGAAAAATTCATCCTATCAATGTAGCAATGCGTGAAATACAACTTAGCCCTACTAAGCTGACTAACGGAAATTTTGAAGAAAATGCTCCGGTAACCATCTATGATACTTCAGGGCCTTATACCGATGAAAATGCAACCATCGATATTCAGAAAGGACTTCCGAGAATAAGAGAACAATGGATTCTGGACAGAGAAGATGTTGTGATTTTGGATGGAATCACTTCAGAGTATGGAAAAGCCCGTCTGGCAGATCCAAAACTTGATGCATTACGTTTTTCCTACGATCATAAACCTAAAGTGGCTCGGGAAGGTAAAGAACTTACCCAGCTTTATTACGCGAAACAAGGCATTATTACTCCGGAAATGGAATATATTGCCATCAGAGAAAACCAAAGAATAGAACAATTACAGTCGGTACCAAAAGAAATGGCCTGCCAGCATATTGGGAACAGTTTTGGCGCTAATACTCCTAAAAGTAAAATCACTCCGGAGTTTGTAAGAGACGAAATTGCGGCTGGAAGAGCCATCATTCCAAATAACATCAATCACCCTGAAAGTGAGCCGATGATTATCGGAAGAAACTTTTTGGTAAAAATCAATGCCAATATCGGAAATAGCGCTGTTTCTTCAAGTATTGATGAAGAAGTGGAAAAGGCAGTTTGGGCTTGTCGCTGGGGTGCTGATACGATCATGGACCTTTCTACGGGAAAAAACATCCACGAAACAAGAGAATGGATCATCAGAAACAGCCCGGTTCCCATTGGTACCGTTCCGATTTATCAGGCATTGGAAAAAGTAAAAGGTGTACCAGAAGATTTAACCTGGGAAGTTTTTAAAGATACTTTGATTGAACAGGCAGAACAGGGAGTGTCCTACTTTACCATCCATGCCGGAGTTTTATTGAGATACATTCACTTGACAGCAAACAGAGTCACGGGAATTGTTTCCAGAGGAGGCTCTATTATGGCAAAATGGTGTCTTTACCATCACAAGGAAAACTTTTTATACACTCATTTTGAGGAGATTTGCGAGATCATGAAGAAGTATGACGTAGCCTTCTCTTTGGGAGATGGTTTACGTCCGGGCTCTATTGCAGATGCTAATGATGCCGCACAGTTTGCAGAGCTGGAAACGTTAGGTGAACTGACAAAAATTGCCTGGAAGCATAATGTACAGGTGATGATTGAAGGTCCGGGACACGTTCCGATGCACATGATTAAAGAAAACATGGAAAAACAATTGGAAGTATGTGATGAAGCACCTTTCTATACCTTAGGACCTTTAACCACAGATATTGCACCGGGTTATGATCATATTACATCAGGAATCGGGGCTGCTATGATCGGATGGTTCGGATGTGCAATGCTTTGCTATGTAACACCAAAAGAACATTTGGGACTTCCGAACAAAGATGATGTGAAAGTGGGCGTAATTACTTACAAATTAGCTGCTCATGCCGCAGATTTAGCAAAAGGACATCCTGGAGCACAATACAGGGATAATGCGTTAAGTAAAGCAAGATTCGAGTTCAGATGGGAAGACCAGTTCAATCTTTCATTAGATCCGGATACGGCAAGAGCTTATCACGATGAAACACTTCCGGCTGACGGAGCTAAAATCGCTCACTTCTGCTCGATGTGCGGACCAAAATTCTGTTCGATGAAGATTACACAGGAAATCCGTGAATCTGCAGAGCAGGGAATGTTCGACAAATCACAGGAGTTTATAGAAAAAGGAAAGGAAATTTATATATGA
- the thiS gene encoding sulfur carrier protein ThiS, with product MELIINHTRKMYDVLPDNLEALLAMELPGKKKGIAVALNNRIIPLSAWAETSLNNLDSILIITATQGG from the coding sequence ATGGAACTTATAATCAACCACACCCGAAAAATGTATGATGTACTTCCTGACAATCTGGAAGCATTATTGGCTATGGAGTTACCCGGAAAAAAGAAAGGTATTGCCGTGGCCCTCAACAATCGTATTATTCCGCTGTCTGCCTGGGCGGAAACATCCCTTAACAATCTGGATTCAATTTTAATCATTACTGCCACTCAGGGCGGATAA
- a CDS encoding RluA family pseudouridine synthase, which yields MKEQIVYEDNHLLVVNKKVGQLVQGDKTGDESLLESIKNFIKIRDAKPGNVFLGLVHRIDRPTSGLVIYAKTSKALSRLTQMVKNREVKKTYWAVVGKEMIPQSQRLVHYLKKNEKNNKAIVFPKATEGAKEAILTYNVIKTLDNYLLLEIDLETGRHHQIRAQLSKTGVPIKGDLKYGAPRSNPDGGINLHARKLEFIHPVTKENIEIIAPVPQNDAVWRACEE from the coding sequence ATGAAGGAGCAGATTGTATATGAAGACAACCATCTTCTGGTAGTGAATAAGAAAGTCGGTCAGCTTGTACAGGGCGATAAAACCGGTGATGAATCACTATTGGAATCCATCAAGAATTTTATAAAAATAAGAGATGCTAAGCCGGGAAATGTTTTTCTCGGCTTGGTTCATCGTATAGACCGTCCTACTTCCGGGCTGGTTATTTATGCTAAAACTTCAAAAGCCCTTTCTCGTCTTACTCAAATGGTGAAAAACCGTGAGGTTAAAAAGACCTATTGGGCGGTAGTGGGAAAAGAAATGATTCCACAAAGCCAAAGACTGGTTCATTATTTAAAGAAAAACGAAAAGAATAACAAAGCAATCGTTTTTCCAAAAGCTACAGAAGGAGCTAAAGAAGCGATTTTAACTTATAATGTTATCAAAACCTTAGATAATTATCTGCTTCTTGAAATAGATCTTGAAACCGGAAGACATCATCAGATCAGAGCACAGTTATCCAAAACTGGAGTTCCAATTAAAGGTGATCTGAAATATGGAGCACCGCGTTCCAATCCGGATGGAGGAATCAACCTTCATGCAAGGAAACTGGAATTTATTCATCCGGTTACTAAAGAAAACATAGAAATCATAGCTCCTGTTCCGCAGAATGATGCGGTTTGGAGAGCTTGCGAAGAATAA
- the panB gene encoding 3-methyl-2-oxobutanoate hydroxymethyltransferase codes for MSVHSEIKKVTTETLRKMKFDKEKITMLTAYDFTTAKMVDAGGVDAILIGDSAANVMAGFETTLPITLDQMIYHAQSVVRGTDRALVVADLPFGTYQSNPEKALESAVRMMKEGGAHAVKIEGGKEISKSIKKIINAGIPVMGHLGLTPQSIYKFGTYKVRAKEEAEAEKLIADAQLLEELGCFSVVLEKIPADLAKKVTESISIPTIGIGAGADCDGQVLVYHDMVGMNKGFSPKFLRRYLDLYTEITGAVSQYVKDVKSVEFPNQNESY; via the coding sequence ATGTCTGTTCACTCTGAAATTAAAAAAGTTACGACTGAAACCTTGCGTAAAATGAAATTCGACAAGGAAAAAATAACAATGCTTACTGCTTATGATTTTACCACGGCAAAGATGGTAGATGCAGGTGGAGTAGATGCTATTTTGATTGGAGACTCTGCAGCCAATGTAATGGCGGGTTTTGAAACTACATTACCGATTACATTAGACCAAATGATCTACCATGCTCAAAGTGTGGTAAGAGGGACGGACAGAGCTTTAGTGGTGGCAGATTTGCCATTCGGAACGTATCAGAGTAATCCTGAAAAAGCTTTAGAGTCTGCAGTAAGAATGATGAAAGAAGGGGGCGCTCATGCTGTGAAGATTGAAGGAGGAAAAGAAATTTCAAAATCTATTAAAAAGATCATTAATGCAGGAATTCCTGTAATGGGACACTTAGGATTAACACCGCAGTCTATTTATAAATTCGGAACTTATAAAGTAAGAGCAAAAGAAGAGGCAGAAGCTGAAAAACTAATTGCTGATGCCCAACTTTTAGAAGAATTAGGATGTTTTTCTGTGGTATTGGAAAAAATTCCTGCTGACTTAGCTAAAAAAGTTACGGAGAGCATTTCTATCCCAACGATTGGAATTGGCGCCGGAGCAGACTGTGATGGTCAGGTGTTGGTATACCATGATATGGTTGGAATGAACAAAGGTTTCAGCCCGAAATTTTTAAGAAGATACCTTGATCTTTACACAGAAATTACAGGAGCAGTCTCTCAGTATGTAAAAGATGTAAAAAGTGTAGAATTCCCTAATCAAAACGAAAGTTATTAA